The following are from one region of the Rhodopirellula sp. P2 genome:
- a CDS encoding TIGR03032 family protein: MSATQSSSDCSIELRYRCSSEFIPILQHLRASIVVSTYKLGKVAVIQASGSALDVRLTSFPTAMGLAIHPRKLTVGTRRGLWTLAAERDIPWEASSSTGPSSNSKSLTLAARDYHITGNISIHELAYHGDTLWGVNTLFSCLCTFETLHNFVPNWKPWFISELRPEDRCHLNGMAMDDDGPRYVTALGQTDVGGGWRENKIDSGCLIDVRNNRIVASGLCMPHSPRLHDSKLFVLNSGCGELCVVDETDGHVDPIDAVPGYTRGLSIAGQFAFVGMSQIRESNVFGGLPIAEKHDALRCGVAVIDLISGRSVAWFEFETAVEEIFAVEVLCNAAPTRIHSPDLEEDDQELWIVPPLK, translated from the coding sequence TTGAGCGCAACCCAATCCTCCTCTGATTGCTCGATTGAACTCCGCTATCGGTGTAGTTCTGAGTTCATACCCATTTTGCAGCATTTGCGGGCATCCATCGTGGTGTCAACTTACAAGCTGGGAAAAGTAGCTGTGATCCAGGCTTCTGGGAGTGCCCTGGATGTGCGTTTGACGTCGTTTCCAACGGCGATGGGATTGGCAATTCATCCCAGAAAACTCACGGTGGGAACTCGCCGCGGACTGTGGACGCTTGCGGCTGAGAGAGACATTCCCTGGGAGGCCTCGTCGTCCACCGGGCCATCGAGCAATTCAAAGTCGCTCACACTGGCGGCTCGTGATTATCACATCACCGGCAACATTAGCATTCACGAGCTGGCATACCACGGCGACACATTGTGGGGCGTCAATACATTGTTTTCGTGCCTCTGCACGTTTGAGACATTGCACAATTTTGTTCCGAACTGGAAGCCGTGGTTCATTTCGGAACTCCGTCCCGAAGACCGATGCCATCTCAACGGCATGGCAATGGACGATGATGGGCCTCGCTATGTCACTGCGTTGGGGCAAACGGATGTTGGCGGCGGATGGCGGGAAAACAAAATTGACAGTGGGTGTTTGATCGACGTTCGCAACAACCGAATCGTTGCGAGTGGGTTGTGTATGCCACACTCGCCACGACTCCATGATTCGAAATTGTTTGTGCTCAATTCTGGCTGCGGCGAATTGTGTGTCGTTGACGAAACGGACGGGCACGTCGATCCGATCGATGCCGTTCCCGGTTACACCCGCGGGTTATCGATTGCAGGCCAGTTCGCATTCGTGGGAATGTCCCAGATTCGCGAGTCAAACGTTTTCGGCGGACTGCCGATTGCCGAAAAGCACGACGCTTTGCGCTGCGGGGTCGCCGTCATTGATTTGATCTCGGGCCGGAGCGTCGCTTGGTTCGAATTCGAAACCGCCGTCGAAGAAATCTTTGCAGTGGAAGTCCTGTGCAACGCCGCTCCCACCCGCATCCATAGCCCCGACTTGGAAGAAGACGACCAAGAACTTTGGATCGTCCCGCCTCTGAAGTAG
- a CDS encoding PA14 domain-containing protein: MLFSHRRSHRLKRTFSSRRLRKAIFESLEDRRLLTASPGGDTFSQLDVNRDGTVTALDALQVINVLQADQAASGAEKVAIESRHDVNQDGNVSAIDALWVINFVNEADLGPVSQSLQSEPAPTATISLPAEIRSRDIAELTIQSISDLDLTTIDHLEIDWGDGRVTKIEGDLWQPLTRLHAYFIEPTTALVEVRAVPHVGPAIVLQTATIEVIANSPSIVDRANEGLTAEIYDNTAFAGPSVSVRTDPTVDFDFGVGSPDPNLNIGSAPFSIRWQGNFNPTQSADHTFFAEVGENDTANFYLDDQLLFTASDGEQSATVPLVAGQSVGIKVEYVAGAGASKIRVGSETGSSFKTALLSNQLTPLVPAAQLRSGVLFETFETNSPAPSLTSVADLRSHAAFIGNTPTTASDLSSFRHSGLLGNQAVRIRGIVSPPVSGQYTFHLAASDKAELWLSQGVTSDNSRLLASVATPTPMEGFADPNAGLSASVYLVAGQDYYIETLQVHDDPVATNHLSVAWTRPDQLASGPQLVGNEFLRPIVPQVSLHAEISQTNEVFSSDPSMRFVVERNDDLGRDLPVAYTLGGTATNGADFPAHTGTVIIPAGQRSAEIELVVTKDGLPEPTETVVIRLVADPAYQLGSEFTRQVTGTIGGEALGGTELLPVDPILLPAFSYYDVSSPNAVVEFEETDPSLPFVDAAPGNNAIRVDVNSFTNPWDVAFSHTLPPTEIVDGDKLFVSLWARSANLDGSPVTVGMRLQESDSYHGKEQTWEVEDEWTPLLWPVVADFNNNATATRGLDIRLGYQQQSVELAGFSLLKMPGSTEMNSLPRTTFSYEGRDADAAWRAQAKVNEQIQRSNPVQILVQDAAGNPIEGAVVTITPQALSLPMGMAVSPSQVVLSADPISLTADSARYRAIIETHFDTLTDGGEAQWGPWEEDSQLPTDFLQWVVDRDALYHGHALVWGELDRFPAPADLLTNYEQVETTEGPVAAKAWLESEVLRHIATGPASAFAGTRDGSDQPLVTWWDVINHPILSEDIWDIVGDDFMLDVIDAARSVVHPDTRLIINEFDILSNPDNGQSDDFFNLLTFLDAQSASGRADYDTIGFQGHFLSERLPAIDRILAELERYESLGRDFQITEFDVDALFIDEQTQADFTRDIYAALAGNENISLFTPWGVWEGDHWRSEEEAALFNQDWTPKPNGQWLLDQTSDEQTLVRTGASVDAVLNPGSHRIRIEADQFDGFYLVDASQTEGVLTFVIDVPPDSMDDHFMVEAFDALPGVNLSTEAAFQQPDDQIRFESSLDLDSIGAENGDWTIGFDLRPDAAPDGQWRSVLFKGDDDSQRGPAVFLRPNDMRLHVRVSTDHRDDEGLVSDSELPLGVWSNVTIVKRGHRLELYLDGQLDRVRILVGDTLGNVGGLTLGADFRRPSGIFSVRDLGVLSSAVTHESLTQWTLWGPKSLQSIRGNLSDNDSAISPGDLLYEWIQPVEELPGGSSFTLSADGNFTFAPGSLSDSVVTLEIKVRQVTGQFTISTLTIELPETA, encoded by the coding sequence ATGCTGTTTTCTCACCGACGATCCCATCGCCTGAAGCGAACTTTCTCCTCACGTCGGCTTCGCAAGGCAATTTTCGAATCGCTCGAGGATCGTCGACTGCTCACCGCGTCTCCCGGCGGCGACACCTTCAGTCAACTTGATGTCAATCGAGATGGCACGGTCACTGCCCTGGATGCGTTGCAGGTCATCAATGTTCTACAAGCGGATCAAGCCGCGTCTGGCGCCGAGAAGGTTGCGATCGAGTCTCGGCACGATGTCAACCAAGATGGCAACGTTTCGGCCATCGATGCCCTCTGGGTCATTAACTTTGTCAACGAAGCAGATCTCGGCCCCGTCTCTCAATCTTTGCAGAGCGAGCCGGCGCCAACCGCCACGATTTCTTTGCCGGCCGAAATACGGTCACGCGACATTGCGGAACTGACGATCCAGTCCATCAGCGACCTCGATCTTACGACCATCGATCACCTTGAGATCGATTGGGGCGACGGGCGGGTGACGAAGATCGAGGGCGACCTCTGGCAACCGTTGACACGACTGCACGCCTATTTCATTGAGCCAACCACCGCACTCGTCGAAGTCCGCGCTGTGCCTCACGTCGGCCCGGCGATCGTCCTGCAAACCGCTACGATCGAGGTCATTGCTAATTCGCCGTCCATCGTCGACCGAGCGAATGAGGGACTCACTGCTGAGATCTACGACAACACGGCTTTTGCCGGGCCTTCGGTCAGCGTGCGAACGGATCCCACCGTCGACTTCGACTTTGGAGTCGGTTCTCCTGATCCGAATTTGAATATCGGTTCGGCACCCTTCTCGATTCGTTGGCAGGGCAATTTCAATCCAACACAGTCCGCCGACCACACTTTCTTTGCCGAGGTCGGGGAGAACGACACCGCCAACTTCTATCTAGACGATCAACTGCTCTTCACGGCCAGCGACGGTGAACAGTCCGCGACAGTCCCACTGGTCGCTGGACAAAGCGTTGGCATCAAAGTCGAGTACGTTGCCGGAGCGGGTGCGTCGAAGATCCGCGTTGGCAGTGAAACCGGATCGTCATTCAAAACGGCATTGCTGAGCAACCAACTCACGCCTCTGGTTCCTGCTGCGCAGCTTCGCAGCGGTGTGCTGTTTGAAACATTCGAAACCAACTCTCCTGCTCCATCACTCACTTCCGTTGCTGACCTACGGTCTCACGCTGCATTCATTGGTAACACGCCCACCACTGCTTCAGATCTGAGCAGCTTCCGTCACTCGGGACTTCTCGGCAACCAAGCCGTCCGGATACGCGGGATCGTCTCGCCTCCTGTCAGCGGGCAATACACGTTCCATCTCGCCGCCAGCGACAAGGCTGAGTTGTGGTTGTCACAAGGAGTCACATCCGATAACTCCCGATTGCTCGCCTCGGTCGCAACACCCACGCCGATGGAAGGCTTCGCCGACCCCAATGCTGGTCTCTCTGCCTCCGTCTATCTGGTTGCCGGTCAAGATTACTACATCGAAACGCTGCAGGTTCACGACGATCCAGTGGCGACGAATCATCTTTCGGTCGCCTGGACTCGTCCAGATCAGCTTGCCTCTGGACCACAACTGGTTGGCAACGAGTTCTTGCGCCCGATCGTGCCCCAAGTCAGCTTGCATGCCGAAATCTCGCAGACCAATGAGGTTTTTTCCAGCGATCCATCCATGCGTTTTGTCGTTGAACGCAACGACGATCTGGGGCGGGATCTGCCGGTTGCTTACACCCTGGGAGGCACCGCAACCAACGGTGCGGATTTCCCGGCCCACACCGGAACCGTCATCATCCCAGCGGGACAGCGATCTGCTGAGATTGAATTGGTCGTGACCAAAGATGGACTGCCCGAACCGACCGAGACCGTGGTGATTCGATTGGTCGCCGACCCAGCCTACCAACTCGGCAGCGAATTCACGCGGCAGGTGACCGGAACGATTGGTGGAGAGGCCCTAGGCGGAACGGAACTGCTGCCCGTCGATCCCATTCTCTTGCCCGCCTTTTCCTACTACGACGTGAGCTCGCCGAACGCGGTGGTCGAATTCGAGGAGACTGATCCCAGTCTTCCGTTCGTGGATGCCGCGCCTGGTAACAATGCGATCCGCGTCGATGTCAACTCATTCACAAACCCTTGGGACGTCGCCTTCTCACACACGCTGCCACCAACTGAGATTGTCGACGGTGACAAGTTGTTCGTCAGCCTTTGGGCTCGCAGTGCCAACCTCGATGGTTCTCCGGTGACCGTGGGGATGCGTCTTCAGGAAAGTGACAGCTATCACGGCAAGGAGCAAACCTGGGAAGTCGAGGATGAATGGACTCCGTTGCTGTGGCCAGTCGTTGCCGACTTCAACAACAACGCAACCGCTACCCGTGGTCTCGATATCCGGCTGGGGTACCAGCAGCAATCCGTTGAACTAGCAGGTTTCAGCCTGCTGAAAATGCCGGGCTCGACGGAGATGAACAGCCTCCCGCGAACGACCTTCAGTTACGAGGGACGCGACGCGGACGCCGCCTGGCGAGCCCAGGCCAAGGTCAACGAACAAATACAGCGATCGAATCCGGTCCAAATCCTCGTCCAGGATGCCGCCGGCAATCCTATTGAAGGGGCTGTTGTCACGATCACGCCGCAGGCACTGTCTCTTCCCATGGGAATGGCAGTCTCGCCCTCTCAGGTGGTGCTGTCAGCGGATCCCATTTCATTGACCGCCGACTCGGCTCGTTACCGGGCGATCATCGAAACTCACTTTGACACACTGACCGATGGTGGCGAAGCTCAGTGGGGCCCTTGGGAAGAGGACTCGCAGCTTCCAACTGATTTCTTGCAGTGGGTCGTGGATCGCGATGCCTTGTATCACGGGCACGCCCTTGTGTGGGGTGAGCTCGATCGCTTTCCTGCCCCTGCTGATTTGCTCACAAACTACGAGCAGGTAGAGACCACGGAGGGCCCCGTCGCTGCCAAGGCTTGGCTCGAAAGCGAAGTGCTCAGGCACATCGCCACCGGTCCCGCGTCCGCGTTTGCGGGCACACGGGACGGCAGCGACCAGCCGTTGGTGACCTGGTGGGATGTGATCAATCATCCGATCCTCAGTGAAGACATCTGGGACATCGTCGGCGATGACTTCATGCTCGATGTCATCGATGCGGCTCGGTCGGTCGTTCATCCCGACACGCGATTGATTATCAATGAGTTCGATATTCTCTCCAACCCTGACAATGGCCAGAGCGATGATTTCTTCAACCTGCTGACGTTCCTTGACGCCCAGTCCGCCAGCGGTCGTGCCGACTACGACACCATCGGCTTTCAAGGTCATTTTTTGTCAGAGCGTTTACCCGCCATCGACCGCATCCTGGCCGAATTGGAACGCTACGAGAGCTTGGGCCGCGACTTCCAGATCACCGAATTCGACGTGGACGCCTTGTTCATCGACGAGCAAACCCAAGCCGACTTCACCCGGGACATCTACGCCGCGCTCGCCGGCAACGAGAACATCAGCCTGTTCACACCTTGGGGGGTCTGGGAAGGCGATCATTGGCGTTCCGAAGAAGAGGCCGCCCTCTTTAACCAAGACTGGACCCCCAAACCCAACGGCCAATGGTTGCTGGACCAAACATCTGACGAGCAAACGCTTGTTCGAACTGGCGCCAGCGTGGACGCCGTATTAAATCCTGGATCCCATCGCATTCGGATCGAGGCAGATCAGTTCGATGGTTTTTATCTAGTGGATGCATCCCAGACGGAAGGCGTTCTCACGTTCGTGATTGATGTGCCACCGGACTCAATGGATGACCACTTCATGGTGGAAGCATTTGATGCTTTACCGGGGGTCAACCTCTCCACAGAGGCGGCTTTCCAACAACCGGATGATCAAATTCGGTTTGAATCGAGTTTGGATCTCGATTCGATCGGAGCTGAAAACGGTGACTGGACGATTGGGTTTGACCTTCGTCCTGACGCTGCTCCTGATGGACAATGGCGTTCGGTCTTGTTCAAAGGCGATGACGACTCCCAACGTGGGCCCGCTGTTTTCCTTCGCCCCAATGACATGCGGTTGCACGTTCGGGTTTCAACGGATCATCGTGACGACGAAGGCTTGGTCAGTGATTCGGAATTGCCACTTGGAGTCTGGTCGAATGTAACCATCGTAAAACGCGGGCATCGCCTTGAACTCTATCTTGACGGACAGCTCGATCGTGTTCGGATCTTGGTCGGGGATACCTTGGGCAACGTCGGAGGCTTGACATTGGGCGCTGATTTCCGTCGGCCATCAGGCATTTTTTCCGTGCGTGATCTCGGCGTTCTCTCATCCGCGGTGACCCACGAAAGCTTAACGCAGTGGACTCTTTGGGGACCAAAGAGTCTCCAGAGCATCAGAGGAAACCTAAGTGACAATGACAGTGCCATCTCGCCTGGCGATCTTCTCTATGAATGGATCCAACCGGTTGAGGAATTGCCCGGTGGCTCATCGTTCACGCTATCAGCAGATGGAAACTTCACATTTGCTCCCGGTTCGCTCTCGGACTCCGTTGTCACACTTGAAATCAAAGTCCGTCAGGTGACGGGGCAATTCACCATCTCAACTCTGACGATTGAATTGCCTGAGACCGCCTGA
- a CDS encoding O-antigen ligase family protein — protein sequence MLSPEISFWIMLSVSLGFAGWFGWKHGKHSALGAGMAASLLAGTWFEIVVLDTRINVTMATAIILLFVYCTHSWREIFRFLGPLDYLIGAITIWHVIVDTYYGEQPLAVAAQAYGQWMLPYAAGRYAFLHRESLPKLAPVFAIVGALVSVLCLTEAWTGVNLWETIFVSRDDLVNFNGQLRYGIAYRACGPTRHAIFLSNVLLTLVPFAVLLTQRGIDWFPKLGKWNQWLGPVLLVVLLLGVASSISRGPVVTLVLAACLAFAWLYRPAAWTVFALLVISMAWIASDWEGFVRLLETDSNDRKRAAVLVVDEQEESVVYTGTRNRLVNLQVYVPILIQGGPLGYGTIDSTGFPPENLPGLPTDPQVRKRLGIVDNAFLNNGLRFGWVGLALFTGLFFMASSTAFQLSRRASTYFFPLDQRYFLAAATLTIAFLFEIATVFWSYDYAFWVLFGFGLIAGLSSQLKRPDFVE from the coding sequence ATGCTCAGCCCCGAAATCTCTTTCTGGATCATGCTGTCCGTGTCACTCGGTTTCGCGGGATGGTTCGGTTGGAAGCACGGCAAGCACTCCGCTTTGGGGGCTGGGATGGCTGCCTCGCTGCTCGCCGGGACGTGGTTCGAAATCGTCGTGCTGGACACACGGATCAATGTCACCATGGCGACAGCGATCATTTTGCTGTTCGTGTACTGCACTCATTCGTGGCGAGAGATCTTTCGATTTTTGGGGCCGCTGGATTACTTGATCGGCGCGATCACGATCTGGCACGTCATCGTTGATACCTACTATGGCGAGCAACCACTCGCCGTCGCCGCCCAAGCCTACGGACAATGGATGCTCCCCTACGCGGCGGGACGCTACGCATTCCTGCATCGGGAATCTCTGCCAAAGCTGGCACCTGTGTTTGCGATCGTGGGCGCACTTGTCTCGGTGCTCTGCCTGACGGAAGCCTGGACTGGCGTCAATCTCTGGGAAACGATCTTCGTGTCGCGAGATGACCTCGTTAATTTTAATGGCCAATTGCGCTACGGGATCGCCTATCGAGCTTGTGGACCCACTCGCCACGCCATCTTCCTGAGCAACGTGCTGCTCACGCTGGTCCCCTTTGCAGTGTTGCTGACTCAGAGGGGAATCGATTGGTTTCCTAAACTTGGGAAGTGGAATCAATGGCTCGGTCCCGTCCTTCTCGTCGTACTTCTTCTGGGCGTGGCTTCTTCAATCTCGCGTGGCCCTGTCGTCACACTGGTTCTGGCAGCCTGCCTGGCGTTTGCCTGGCTTTATCGTCCCGCCGCATGGACAGTGTTTGCGCTCCTGGTCATTTCTATGGCTTGGATTGCAAGTGATTGGGAGGGATTTGTCCGCCTGCTCGAAACAGATTCCAATGACCGCAAGCGGGCAGCGGTATTGGTGGTCGACGAACAAGAAGAATCCGTTGTCTACACGGGAACTCGCAACCGTTTGGTCAACTTGCAGGTCTACGTCCCGATTTTGATTCAAGGAGGCCCGTTGGGTTATGGAACCATTGATAGCACCGGATTCCCACCCGAAAACCTGCCTGGATTGCCGACTGATCCGCAGGTGCGAAAACGCCTCGGGATCGTCGACAACGCATTCTTGAACAACGGATTGCGTTTTGGCTGGGTTGGATTGGCCTTGTTCACAGGCTTGTTTTTCATGGCGTCGTCAACCGCATTCCAACTCTCCCGTCGAGCAAGCACCTACTTCTTCCCGCTCGATCAACGCTACTTCCTCGCCGCCGCAACGCTCACGATTGCGTTCCTGTTCGAGATCGCCACCGTGTTTTGGTCGTATGATTACGCCTTCTGGGTTCTGTTTGGATTCGGATTGATCGCCGGACTTTCATCGCAATTGAAGCGGCCTGATTTTGTCGAGTGA